A window of Coregonus clupeaformis isolate EN_2021a chromosome 28, ASM2061545v1, whole genome shotgun sequence contains these coding sequences:
- the LOC121542800 gene encoding stathmin-2 isoform X1 yields the protein MAKTAIAYKEKMKELSVFSLICSCFYPEARNKLVVCEFEDMEVKPINKRASGQAFEVFLKPPSPVSDATHSIISPPKREVSLEDIQKKLEAAEDRRRSQEAQVLRALAEKREHERDVLLKAMEENSNFSKMAEEKLTMKMEQIKENREAHLAAMMERLQEKERHAAVVRRNKELREELTA from the exons ATGGCCAAAACTGCAATTG CATACAAAGAGAAGATGAAGGAgctgtctgttttctctctcaTCTGCTCCTGCTTCTATCCAGAGGCACGTAACAAGCTGGTCGTCTGTGAGTTTGAAG ACATGGAGGTGAAGCCAATCAACAAGCGGGCGTCGGGCCAGGCCTTCGAGGTGTTTCTGAAGCCCCCCTCCCCGGTGTCAGACGCGACCCATAGCATCATTTCGCCCCCCAAGAGGGAGGTGTCCCTAGAGGACATCCAGAAGAAACTGGAGGCAGCTGAGGACCGGAGGAGG TCCCAGGAGGCCCAGGTgctgagggccctggcagagaaGAGGGAGCACGAGAGGGATGTGCTGCTCAAGGCCATGGAAGAGAACAGCAacttcagcaagatggcagaggAGAAGCTCACCATGAAGATGGAGCAGATCAAGGAGAACCGGGAGGCCCACCTGGCAGCCATGATGGAACGCCTGCAGGAGAAG GAAAGACACGCAGCCGTGGTGCGCAGGAACAAAGAGCTGAGGGAAGAGCTGACAGCGTGA
- the LOC121542800 gene encoding stathmin-2 isoform X2, with protein MEVKPINKRASGQAFEVFLKPPSPVSDATHSIISPPKREVSLEDIQKKLEAAEDRRRSQEAQVLRALAEKREHERDVLLKAMEENSNFSKMAEEKLTMKMEQIKENREAHLAAMMERLQEKERHAAVVRRNKELREELTA; from the exons ATGGAGGTGAAGCCAATCAACAAGCGGGCGTCGGGCCAGGCCTTCGAGGTGTTTCTGAAGCCCCCCTCCCCGGTGTCAGACGCGACCCATAGCATCATTTCGCCCCCCAAGAGGGAGGTGTCCCTAGAGGACATCCAGAAGAAACTGGAGGCAGCTGAGGACCGGAGGAGG TCCCAGGAGGCCCAGGTgctgagggccctggcagagaaGAGGGAGCACGAGAGGGATGTGCTGCTCAAGGCCATGGAAGAGAACAGCAacttcagcaagatggcagaggAGAAGCTCACCATGAAGATGGAGCAGATCAAGGAGAACCGGGAGGCCCACCTGGCAGCCATGATGGAACGCCTGCAGGAGAAG GAAAGACACGCAGCCGTGGTGCGCAGGAACAAAGAGCTGAGGGAAGAGCTGACAGCGTGA